One genomic region from Equus asinus isolate D_3611 breed Donkey chromosome 10, EquAss-T2T_v2, whole genome shotgun sequence encodes:
- the SH3GLB2 gene encoding endophilin-B2 isoform X6 yields MDFNMKKLASDAGIFFTRAVQFTEEKFGQAEKTELDANFENLLARADSTKNWTEKILRQTEVLLQPNPSARVEEFLYEKLDRKVPSRVTNGELLAQYMAEAASELGPTTPYGKTLVKVAEAEKRLGAAERDFIHTASINFLTPLRNFLEGDWKTISKERRLLQNRRLDLDACKARLKKAKAAEAKATLWNDEVDKAEQELRVAQTEFDRQAEVTRLLLEGISSTHVNHLRCLHEFVESQTTYYAQCYRHMLDLQKQLGSSQGAIFPGTFVGTTEPASPPLSSTSPTTTAATMPVGPSVAGLGPPGEAALCLEEVAPPASGTRKARVLYDYEAADSSELALLADELITVYSLPGMDPDWLIGERGNKKGKVPVTYLELLS; encoded by the exons ATGGACTTCAACATGAAGAAGCTGGCGTCGGACGCGGGCATCTTCTTCACCCGGGCCGTGCAG TTCACAGAGGAGAAATTCGGCCAGGCAGAGAAGACTGAGCTTGATGCCAACTTTGAAAACCTTCTGGCCCGGGCGGACAGCACCAAGAACTGGACAGAGAAAATCCTGAGGCAGACAGAAGTGCTCCTGCAGCCCAACCCCA GTGCCCGAGTGGAGGAGTTCCTGTATGAGAAACTGGACAGGAAGGTGCCCTCGAGGGTCACCAATGGGGAGCTGCTGGCTCAGTACATGGCGGAGGCGGCCAGTGAGCTGGGGCCCACCACTCCCTACG GGAAGACCCTGGTCAAGGTGGCAGAAGCTGAGAAGCGCCTGGGAGCTGCAGAGAGGGATTTTATCCACACGGCCTCCATCAACTTCCTCACCCCCCTGCGCAACTTCCTGGAAGGGGACTGGAAGACCATCTCG AAGGAGAGGCGGCTCCTCCAAAACCGGCGTCTGGACTTGGACGCCTGCAAAGCACGGCTGAAGAAGGCCAAGGCCGCAGAAGCCAAAGCCACG CTCTGGAATGATGAGGTGGACAAG GCTGAGCAGGAGCTCCGAGTGGCCCAGACAGAATTTGACCGGCAGGCAGAAGTGACCCGTCTCCTGCTGGAGGGCATCAGTAGCACTCAC GTGAACCACCTTCGCTGCCTCCATGAGTTCGTCGAGTCTCAGACAACCTACTATGCACAGTGCTACCGCCACATGCTGGACTTACAGAAACAGCTGGGCAG CTCCCAGGGAGCCAT ATTTCCAGGCACCTTCGTGGGCACCACAGAGCCCGCCTCCCCGCCCCTCAGCAGCACCTCGCCCACCACCACCGCGGCCACCATGCCTGTGGGGCCCTCTGTGGCCGGCCTGGGCCCTCCAGGGGAGGCCGCTctctgcctggaggaggtggccccaCCTGCCAGTGGAACCCGGAAGGCTCGGGTGCTCTATGACTACGAGGCGGCTGACAGCAGTGAGCTGGCCCTGCTGGCTGATGAG
- the SH3GLB2 gene encoding endophilin-B2 isoform X1 — translation MDFNMKKLASDAGIFFTRAVQFTEEKFGQAEKTELDANFENLLARADSTKNWTEKILRQTEVLLQPNPSARVEEFLYEKLDRKVPSRVTNGELLAQYMAEAASELGPTTPYGKTLVKVAEAEKRLGAAERDFIHTASINFLTPLRNFLEGDWKTISKERRLLQNRRLDLDACKARLKKAKAAEAKATTVPDFQETRPRNYILSASASALWNDEVDKAEQELRVAQTEFDRQAEVTRLLLEGISSTHVNHLRCLHEFVESQTTYYAQCYRHMLDLQKQLGSSQGAIFPGTFVGTTEPASPPLSSTSPTTTAATMPVGPSVAGLGPPGEAALCLEEVAPPASGTRKARVLYDYEAADSSELALLADEVLLVVACGTPPQRGLMSSAMSAPRIRTNKALGRLQRSAQT, via the exons ATGGACTTCAACATGAAGAAGCTGGCGTCGGACGCGGGCATCTTCTTCACCCGGGCCGTGCAG TTCACAGAGGAGAAATTCGGCCAGGCAGAGAAGACTGAGCTTGATGCCAACTTTGAAAACCTTCTGGCCCGGGCGGACAGCACCAAGAACTGGACAGAGAAAATCCTGAGGCAGACAGAAGTGCTCCTGCAGCCCAACCCCA GTGCCCGAGTGGAGGAGTTCCTGTATGAGAAACTGGACAGGAAGGTGCCCTCGAGGGTCACCAATGGGGAGCTGCTGGCTCAGTACATGGCGGAGGCGGCCAGTGAGCTGGGGCCCACCACTCCCTACG GGAAGACCCTGGTCAAGGTGGCAGAAGCTGAGAAGCGCCTGGGAGCTGCAGAGAGGGATTTTATCCACACGGCCTCCATCAACTTCCTCACCCCCCTGCGCAACTTCCTGGAAGGGGACTGGAAGACCATCTCG AAGGAGAGGCGGCTCCTCCAAAACCGGCGTCTGGACTTGGACGCCTGCAAAGCACGGCTGAAGAAGGCCAAGGCCGCAGAAGCCAAAGCCACG ACGGTGCCTGACTTTCAGGAGACTAGACCTCGTAATTACATTCTCTCGGCCAGCGCCTCCGCG CTCTGGAATGATGAGGTGGACAAG GCTGAGCAGGAGCTCCGAGTGGCCCAGACAGAATTTGACCGGCAGGCAGAAGTGACCCGTCTCCTGCTGGAGGGCATCAGTAGCACTCAC GTGAACCACCTTCGCTGCCTCCATGAGTTCGTCGAGTCTCAGACAACCTACTATGCACAGTGCTACCGCCACATGCTGGACTTACAGAAACAGCTGGGCAG CTCCCAGGGAGCCAT ATTTCCAGGCACCTTCGTGGGCACCACAGAGCCCGCCTCCCCGCCCCTCAGCAGCACCTCGCCCACCACCACCGCGGCCACCATGCCTGTGGGGCCCTCTGTGGCCGGCCTGGGCCCTCCAGGGGAGGCCGCTctctgcctggaggaggtggccccaCCTGCCAGTGGAACCCGGAAGGCTCGGGTGCTCTATGACTACGAGGCGGCTGACAGCAGTGAGCTGGCCCTGCTGGCTGATGAG
- the SH3GLB2 gene encoding endophilin-B2 isoform X7, whose protein sequence is MDFNMKKLASDAGIFFTRAVQFTEEKFGQAEKTELDANFENLLARADSTKNWTEKILRQTEVLLQPNPSARVEEFLYEKLDRKVPSRVTNGELLAQYMAEAASELGPTTPYGKTLVKVAEAEKRLGAAERDFIHTASINFLTPLRNFLEGDWKTISKERRLLQNRRLDLDACKARLKKAKAAEAKATLWNDEVDKAEQELRVAQTEFDRQAEVTRLLLEGISSTHVNHLRCLHEFVESQTTYYAQCYRHMLDLQKQLGRFPGTFVGTTEPASPPLSSTSPTTTAATMPVGPSVAGLGPPGEAALCLEEVAPPASGTRKARVLYDYEAADSSELALLADELITVYSLPGMDPDWLIGERGNKKGKVPVTYLELLS, encoded by the exons ATGGACTTCAACATGAAGAAGCTGGCGTCGGACGCGGGCATCTTCTTCACCCGGGCCGTGCAG TTCACAGAGGAGAAATTCGGCCAGGCAGAGAAGACTGAGCTTGATGCCAACTTTGAAAACCTTCTGGCCCGGGCGGACAGCACCAAGAACTGGACAGAGAAAATCCTGAGGCAGACAGAAGTGCTCCTGCAGCCCAACCCCA GTGCCCGAGTGGAGGAGTTCCTGTATGAGAAACTGGACAGGAAGGTGCCCTCGAGGGTCACCAATGGGGAGCTGCTGGCTCAGTACATGGCGGAGGCGGCCAGTGAGCTGGGGCCCACCACTCCCTACG GGAAGACCCTGGTCAAGGTGGCAGAAGCTGAGAAGCGCCTGGGAGCTGCAGAGAGGGATTTTATCCACACGGCCTCCATCAACTTCCTCACCCCCCTGCGCAACTTCCTGGAAGGGGACTGGAAGACCATCTCG AAGGAGAGGCGGCTCCTCCAAAACCGGCGTCTGGACTTGGACGCCTGCAAAGCACGGCTGAAGAAGGCCAAGGCCGCAGAAGCCAAAGCCACG CTCTGGAATGATGAGGTGGACAAG GCTGAGCAGGAGCTCCGAGTGGCCCAGACAGAATTTGACCGGCAGGCAGAAGTGACCCGTCTCCTGCTGGAGGGCATCAGTAGCACTCAC GTGAACCACCTTCGCTGCCTCCATGAGTTCGTCGAGTCTCAGACAACCTACTATGCACAGTGCTACCGCCACATGCTGGACTTACAGAAACAGCTGGGCAG ATTTCCAGGCACCTTCGTGGGCACCACAGAGCCCGCCTCCCCGCCCCTCAGCAGCACCTCGCCCACCACCACCGCGGCCACCATGCCTGTGGGGCCCTCTGTGGCCGGCCTGGGCCCTCCAGGGGAGGCCGCTctctgcctggaggaggtggccccaCCTGCCAGTGGAACCCGGAAGGCTCGGGTGCTCTATGACTACGAGGCGGCTGACAGCAGTGAGCTGGCCCTGCTGGCTGATGAG
- the SH3GLB2 gene encoding endophilin-B2 isoform X9, protein MDFNMKKLASDAGIFFTRAVQFTEEKFGQAEKTELDANFENLLARADSTKNWTEKILRQTEVLLQPNPRKTLVKVAEAEKRLGAAERDFIHTASINFLTPLRNFLEGDWKTISKERRLLQNRRLDLDACKARLKKAKAAEAKATTVPDFQETRPRNYILSASASALWNDEVDKAEQELRVAQTEFDRQAEVTRLLLEGISSTHVNHLRCLHEFVESQTTYYAQCYRHMLDLQKQLGRFPGTFVGTTEPASPPLSSTSPTTTAATMPVGPSVAGLGPPGEAALCLEEVAPPASGTRKARVLYDYEAADSSELALLADELITVYSLPGMDPDWLIGERGNKKGKVPVTYLELLS, encoded by the exons ATGGACTTCAACATGAAGAAGCTGGCGTCGGACGCGGGCATCTTCTTCACCCGGGCCGTGCAG TTCACAGAGGAGAAATTCGGCCAGGCAGAGAAGACTGAGCTTGATGCCAACTTTGAAAACCTTCTGGCCCGGGCGGACAGCACCAAGAACTGGACAGAGAAAATCCTGAGGCAGACAGAAGTGCTCCTGCAGCCCAACCCCA GGAAGACCCTGGTCAAGGTGGCAGAAGCTGAGAAGCGCCTGGGAGCTGCAGAGAGGGATTTTATCCACACGGCCTCCATCAACTTCCTCACCCCCCTGCGCAACTTCCTGGAAGGGGACTGGAAGACCATCTCG AAGGAGAGGCGGCTCCTCCAAAACCGGCGTCTGGACTTGGACGCCTGCAAAGCACGGCTGAAGAAGGCCAAGGCCGCAGAAGCCAAAGCCACG ACGGTGCCTGACTTTCAGGAGACTAGACCTCGTAATTACATTCTCTCGGCCAGCGCCTCCGCG CTCTGGAATGATGAGGTGGACAAG GCTGAGCAGGAGCTCCGAGTGGCCCAGACAGAATTTGACCGGCAGGCAGAAGTGACCCGTCTCCTGCTGGAGGGCATCAGTAGCACTCAC GTGAACCACCTTCGCTGCCTCCATGAGTTCGTCGAGTCTCAGACAACCTACTATGCACAGTGCTACCGCCACATGCTGGACTTACAGAAACAGCTGGGCAG ATTTCCAGGCACCTTCGTGGGCACCACAGAGCCCGCCTCCCCGCCCCTCAGCAGCACCTCGCCCACCACCACCGCGGCCACCATGCCTGTGGGGCCCTCTGTGGCCGGCCTGGGCCCTCCAGGGGAGGCCGCTctctgcctggaggaggtggccccaCCTGCCAGTGGAACCCGGAAGGCTCGGGTGCTCTATGACTACGAGGCGGCTGACAGCAGTGAGCTGGCCCTGCTGGCTGATGAG
- the SH3GLB2 gene encoding endophilin-B2 isoform X2: MDFNMKKLASDAGIFFTRAVQFTEEKFGQAEKTELDANFENLLARADSTKNWTEKILRQTEVLLQPNPSARVEEFLYEKLDRKVPSRVTNGELLAQYMAEAASELGPTTPYGKTLVKVAEAEKRLGAAERDFIHTASINFLTPLRNFLEGDWKTISKERRLLQNRRLDLDACKARLKKAKAAEAKATTVPDFQETRPRNYILSASASALWNDEVDKAEQELRVAQTEFDRQAEVTRLLLEGISSTHVNHLRCLHEFVESQTTYYAQCYRHMLDLQKQLGSSQGAIFPGTFVGTTEPASPPLSSTSPTTTAATMPVGPSVAGLGPPGEAALCLEEVAPPASGTRKARVLYDYEAADSSELALLADELITVYSLPGMDPDWLIGERGNKKGKVPVTYLELLS, from the exons ATGGACTTCAACATGAAGAAGCTGGCGTCGGACGCGGGCATCTTCTTCACCCGGGCCGTGCAG TTCACAGAGGAGAAATTCGGCCAGGCAGAGAAGACTGAGCTTGATGCCAACTTTGAAAACCTTCTGGCCCGGGCGGACAGCACCAAGAACTGGACAGAGAAAATCCTGAGGCAGACAGAAGTGCTCCTGCAGCCCAACCCCA GTGCCCGAGTGGAGGAGTTCCTGTATGAGAAACTGGACAGGAAGGTGCCCTCGAGGGTCACCAATGGGGAGCTGCTGGCTCAGTACATGGCGGAGGCGGCCAGTGAGCTGGGGCCCACCACTCCCTACG GGAAGACCCTGGTCAAGGTGGCAGAAGCTGAGAAGCGCCTGGGAGCTGCAGAGAGGGATTTTATCCACACGGCCTCCATCAACTTCCTCACCCCCCTGCGCAACTTCCTGGAAGGGGACTGGAAGACCATCTCG AAGGAGAGGCGGCTCCTCCAAAACCGGCGTCTGGACTTGGACGCCTGCAAAGCACGGCTGAAGAAGGCCAAGGCCGCAGAAGCCAAAGCCACG ACGGTGCCTGACTTTCAGGAGACTAGACCTCGTAATTACATTCTCTCGGCCAGCGCCTCCGCG CTCTGGAATGATGAGGTGGACAAG GCTGAGCAGGAGCTCCGAGTGGCCCAGACAGAATTTGACCGGCAGGCAGAAGTGACCCGTCTCCTGCTGGAGGGCATCAGTAGCACTCAC GTGAACCACCTTCGCTGCCTCCATGAGTTCGTCGAGTCTCAGACAACCTACTATGCACAGTGCTACCGCCACATGCTGGACTTACAGAAACAGCTGGGCAG CTCCCAGGGAGCCAT ATTTCCAGGCACCTTCGTGGGCACCACAGAGCCCGCCTCCCCGCCCCTCAGCAGCACCTCGCCCACCACCACCGCGGCCACCATGCCTGTGGGGCCCTCTGTGGCCGGCCTGGGCCCTCCAGGGGAGGCCGCTctctgcctggaggaggtggccccaCCTGCCAGTGGAACCCGGAAGGCTCGGGTGCTCTATGACTACGAGGCGGCTGACAGCAGTGAGCTGGCCCTGCTGGCTGATGAG
- the SH3GLB2 gene encoding endophilin-B2 isoform X3, which produces MDFNMKKLASDAGIFFTRAVQFTEEKFGQAEKTELDANFENLLARADSTKNWTEKILRQTEVLLQPNPSARVEEFLYEKLDRKVPSRVTNGELLAQYMAEAASELGPTTPYGKTLVKVAEAEKRLGAAERDFIHTASINFLTPLRNFLEGDWKTISKERRLLQNRRLDLDACKARLKKAKAAEAKATTVPDFQETRPRNYILSASASALWNDEVDKAEQELRVAQTEFDRQAEVTRLLLEGISSTHVNHLRCLHEFVESQTTYYAQCYRHMLDLQKQLGRFPGTFVGTTEPASPPLSSTSPTTTAATMPVGPSVAGLGPPGEAALCLEEVAPPASGTRKARVLYDYEAADSSELALLADEVLLVVACGTPPQRGLMSSAMSAPRIRTNKALGRLQRSAQT; this is translated from the exons ATGGACTTCAACATGAAGAAGCTGGCGTCGGACGCGGGCATCTTCTTCACCCGGGCCGTGCAG TTCACAGAGGAGAAATTCGGCCAGGCAGAGAAGACTGAGCTTGATGCCAACTTTGAAAACCTTCTGGCCCGGGCGGACAGCACCAAGAACTGGACAGAGAAAATCCTGAGGCAGACAGAAGTGCTCCTGCAGCCCAACCCCA GTGCCCGAGTGGAGGAGTTCCTGTATGAGAAACTGGACAGGAAGGTGCCCTCGAGGGTCACCAATGGGGAGCTGCTGGCTCAGTACATGGCGGAGGCGGCCAGTGAGCTGGGGCCCACCACTCCCTACG GGAAGACCCTGGTCAAGGTGGCAGAAGCTGAGAAGCGCCTGGGAGCTGCAGAGAGGGATTTTATCCACACGGCCTCCATCAACTTCCTCACCCCCCTGCGCAACTTCCTGGAAGGGGACTGGAAGACCATCTCG AAGGAGAGGCGGCTCCTCCAAAACCGGCGTCTGGACTTGGACGCCTGCAAAGCACGGCTGAAGAAGGCCAAGGCCGCAGAAGCCAAAGCCACG ACGGTGCCTGACTTTCAGGAGACTAGACCTCGTAATTACATTCTCTCGGCCAGCGCCTCCGCG CTCTGGAATGATGAGGTGGACAAG GCTGAGCAGGAGCTCCGAGTGGCCCAGACAGAATTTGACCGGCAGGCAGAAGTGACCCGTCTCCTGCTGGAGGGCATCAGTAGCACTCAC GTGAACCACCTTCGCTGCCTCCATGAGTTCGTCGAGTCTCAGACAACCTACTATGCACAGTGCTACCGCCACATGCTGGACTTACAGAAACAGCTGGGCAG ATTTCCAGGCACCTTCGTGGGCACCACAGAGCCCGCCTCCCCGCCCCTCAGCAGCACCTCGCCCACCACCACCGCGGCCACCATGCCTGTGGGGCCCTCTGTGGCCGGCCTGGGCCCTCCAGGGGAGGCCGCTctctgcctggaggaggtggccccaCCTGCCAGTGGAACCCGGAAGGCTCGGGTGCTCTATGACTACGAGGCGGCTGACAGCAGTGAGCTGGCCCTGCTGGCTGATGAG
- the SH3GLB2 gene encoding endophilin-B2 isoform X4, translating to MDFNMKKLASDAGIFFTRAVQFTEEKFGQAEKTELDANFENLLARADSTKNWTEKILRQTEVLLQPNPSARVEEFLYEKLDRKVPSRVTNGELLAQYMAEAASELGPTTPYGKTLVKVAEAEKRLGAAERDFIHTASINFLTPLRNFLEGDWKTISKERRLLQNRRLDLDACKARLKKAKAAEAKATTVPDFQETRPRNYILSASASALWNDEVDKAEQELRVAQTEFDRQAEVTRLLLEGISSTHVNHLRCLHEFVESQTTYYAQCYRHMLDLQKQLGRFPGTFVGTTEPASPPLSSTSPTTTAATMPVGPSVAGLGPPGEAALCLEEVAPPASGTRKARVLYDYEAADSSELALLADELITVYSLPGMDPDWLIGERGNKKGKVPVTYLELLS from the exons ATGGACTTCAACATGAAGAAGCTGGCGTCGGACGCGGGCATCTTCTTCACCCGGGCCGTGCAG TTCACAGAGGAGAAATTCGGCCAGGCAGAGAAGACTGAGCTTGATGCCAACTTTGAAAACCTTCTGGCCCGGGCGGACAGCACCAAGAACTGGACAGAGAAAATCCTGAGGCAGACAGAAGTGCTCCTGCAGCCCAACCCCA GTGCCCGAGTGGAGGAGTTCCTGTATGAGAAACTGGACAGGAAGGTGCCCTCGAGGGTCACCAATGGGGAGCTGCTGGCTCAGTACATGGCGGAGGCGGCCAGTGAGCTGGGGCCCACCACTCCCTACG GGAAGACCCTGGTCAAGGTGGCAGAAGCTGAGAAGCGCCTGGGAGCTGCAGAGAGGGATTTTATCCACACGGCCTCCATCAACTTCCTCACCCCCCTGCGCAACTTCCTGGAAGGGGACTGGAAGACCATCTCG AAGGAGAGGCGGCTCCTCCAAAACCGGCGTCTGGACTTGGACGCCTGCAAAGCACGGCTGAAGAAGGCCAAGGCCGCAGAAGCCAAAGCCACG ACGGTGCCTGACTTTCAGGAGACTAGACCTCGTAATTACATTCTCTCGGCCAGCGCCTCCGCG CTCTGGAATGATGAGGTGGACAAG GCTGAGCAGGAGCTCCGAGTGGCCCAGACAGAATTTGACCGGCAGGCAGAAGTGACCCGTCTCCTGCTGGAGGGCATCAGTAGCACTCAC GTGAACCACCTTCGCTGCCTCCATGAGTTCGTCGAGTCTCAGACAACCTACTATGCACAGTGCTACCGCCACATGCTGGACTTACAGAAACAGCTGGGCAG ATTTCCAGGCACCTTCGTGGGCACCACAGAGCCCGCCTCCCCGCCCCTCAGCAGCACCTCGCCCACCACCACCGCGGCCACCATGCCTGTGGGGCCCTCTGTGGCCGGCCTGGGCCCTCCAGGGGAGGCCGCTctctgcctggaggaggtggccccaCCTGCCAGTGGAACCCGGAAGGCTCGGGTGCTCTATGACTACGAGGCGGCTGACAGCAGTGAGCTGGCCCTGCTGGCTGATGAG